One Mercurialis annua linkage group LG3, ddMerAnnu1.2, whole genome shotgun sequence DNA window includes the following coding sequences:
- the LOC126672286 gene encoding uncharacterized protein LOC126672286 codes for MAMDPSELTSIPIWIHLPGLPWEFWTKEMLSKIGSTCGAPLYCDQCTLSKTKLDFARILVEMEANGEFPNRVILQDERGAQFSQKIDYEWKPQRCEVCKKLGHLSSNCKAFLKSQVCEEVSTEQKVEDSIVEKIKEDNTVPMSSKKSKTKTKVSPNPFDVLGKVDIIGDRITGSQKNGLGVIGEGRKGRILPKPFEIDK; via the coding sequence ATGGCTATGGATCCTTCTGAGCTAACATCCATTCCCATCTGGATTCACCTTCCTGGCTTACCCTGGGAATTCTGGACAAAAGAAATGCTGAGCAAGATTGGAAGTACCTGTGGAGCCCCTTTGTACTGTGATCAGTGCACTCTAAGCAAAACCAAGCTGGATTTTGCAAGGATTCTAGTGGAGATGGAAGCTAATGGGGAGTTCCCTAATAGGGTGATTTTGCAGGATGAAAGAGGAGCTCAATTTTCTCAGAAAATTGATTATGAATGGAAGCCTCAGAGATGTGAGGTTTGCAAAAAACTGGGGCATTTGAGTAGTAATTGCAAAGCTTTTCTCAAAAGCCAAGTTTGTGAAGAGGTGAGTACTGAGCAAAAAGTTGAAGATTCTATTGTGGAAAAGATAAAGGAAGATAATACTGTTCCTATGAGCAGCAAGAAgtctaaaactaaaacaaaggtATCTCCAAATCCTTTTGATGTGTTAGGCAAGGTTGATATCATAGGGGATAGAATTACTGGGAGCCAAAAGAATGGTTTGGGAGTTATAGGTGAAGGCAGGAAAGGGAGAATCCTTCCCAAACCTTTTGAAATAGATAAATGA